A region from the Anomaloglossus baeobatrachus isolate aAnoBae1 chromosome 11, aAnoBae1.hap1, whole genome shotgun sequence genome encodes:
- the LOC142256459 gene encoding C3a anaphylatoxin chemotactic receptor-like — MDNAEINLTEHIQQYDDSSYYDFITSPDNYIPYYYFMFILPKISIILYSIVFALGIIGNGLVIWIARFRMKNTVNAVWFLHLAIADFLCCASIPLRIADWVTFLSLIFNIKYCISSIFLMNLNMTTSVLLLTAMSIDRWVSVMWPFWAKVHRTCNVVRISAAIIWVLSLIITGLVFYVYIFYLGDLREWCVGLRNRYPNFYEIRQKARLLRLVIMFVIPFLIILICYLTVFYKIRQSKRSQRSQRSYRIITAVILGFFICWFPYYIWPFTHKYNSNFITFNTVNTIVITLACVNSCMNPIIYVFMGPGFRQGFLRSIPARIERALDENPEDLCREGEDAGNTRSTDV; from the exons ATGGACAATGCTGAAATTAACCTGACCGAACATATTCAACAATATGATGATTC GTCATATTACGATTTTATTACATCACCTGACAATTACATCCCTTATTATTATTTTATGTTCATTTTGCCGAAGATATCAATTATTTTATACAGCATTGTTTTTGCTCTCGGGATTATCGGTAATGGATTGGTCATCTGGATTGCCAGATTCAGGATGAAGAACACAGTCAATGCTGTGTGGTTCCTCCACCTGGCCATCgcggacttcctgtgctgtgcgtctATTCCTCTGAGAATTGCTGACTGGGTTACATTTTTATCATTAATCTTTAATATCAAATATTGCATATCAAGCATTTTTCTTATGAATCTAAACATGACCACCAGTGTTCTCCTCCTGACGGCCATGAGTATTGACCGCTGGGTGTCCGTCATGTGGCCATTCTGGGCCAAAGTCCATAGAACCTGTAATGTGGTCAGAATCTCTGCAGCGATCATCTGGGTCCTGAGCCTCATTATAACTGGTTTAGTGTTCTATGTATACATATTCTATTTGGGGGATTTAAGGGAATGGTGTGTAGGACTTCGGAATAGATATCCTAATTTCTATGAAATAAGACAGAAAGCTCGACTGCTCAGATTAGTTATAATGTTTGTGATCCCTTTTCTCATCATCCTGATCTGTTATCTTACCGTTTTCTACAAAATAAGACAAAGTAAGAGATCCCAGAGATCTCAGAGATCCTACAGAATCATCACCGCTGTTATATTGGGTTTCTTTATTTGCTGGTTTCCATATTACATCTGGCCATTTACACACAAgtataacagcaattttattacaTTCAATACAGTTAATACTATTGTTATCACCCTGGCTTGTGTTAACAGCTGCATGAATCCAATCATTTATGTATTTATGGGACCGGGTTTCCGACAAGGTTTCCTCAGATCCATCCCGGCCAGGATAGAAAGAGCCTTAGATGAAAATCCTGAGGACCTGTGCAGAGAAGGAGAAGATGCCGGAAATACTCGCTCTACTGATGTGTAA